caagagggaggggaaaaaaggaggatgtgatgccagggccttgggtgaagagcaaatgttttgagaatgataagggcaatgaattacaaatgtgctttatacaattgatgtatgcatggattgtgataggagttgtatgagcccctaataaaatgatttttaaaatgtaatggaAAAATGCAGGCAAGTTAAATATATTCTGGCAAGTTGATAAAATGAAATACAACTACATAAAGAAATAATGATAGAGATGTGTTCTGGGTGCCAATATTCAAGCTTATGTGAAAAAGAGTAAGATGAGAACATTGTGTCCTTATGATAGACTTGATGTTAAAGGCACCCTGATGCGCTTGTATGAGCGCAGAATACTCTGGGACTTTCCATGTGATATTAGTAATAGAAATTGCCTCTAGAGAACAAAACTGGAAGAGTAGGAGTCTGAGATGATGGAGATTTAATAACTGGGGATACCACTTCATAGTGTTTGAAGTTtttgtgtatgtacatagattactttttccattaaaaaataacCAGCTATTTTCCCCCAACCATTTACAAGCTCATTAGGATAAAGGGAATTTCCTCATAGGCAATCAcataaataaatgtttattataaCACAAAAATGTTTCTCTCTCATTTACAGATGTTGTATAGTTTACATAGAGTTTCACATCCATTGCCTGAACTAGTGCTCAGAATAGCTCTCTTGAAATAGGTGAGACAGGTACTGTAAGCTGCAGTTCATACGTTAGAAAACAGGACCAAACTAAAAGGAAGCTTAAAagaggtaaaaacaaacaaacaaaaacctgggCATGTTTTAATAAGTAAACGGGTTTAGGTTAATTTGCATACCTGTGATGTAGCAAAAAGCCTGGATGTTATGGTTTTAGGAGTTAGCAAGTTGTTTCTGAAGAAAATATCTTTGAAGTCCTCATTGTATTCCTGGTCATGTTGCTCTCTTAACTAACAAAGCCCTTGCACGAagaaggaagcagacaggaaAACGCCGACTGGAATTTCTTGTGTGTGAGTATACCTGAATATAAATTGTCAACTCCAAACTAGCTAAATTAATATTAAAGAAGTTTCCTTCATAACTCCATTATAGAGATATTACCTTTCATTTAGAAAAAGAAGTAAGGTGGTGAAAGAGGGAACTTACAAATCATCACCattcaatcatattttaaaatatcctaTCGATTATGGTTTTTGTACCTCCCACTTTGCCTGGAAGAACTCCCAATGATacttcctgtcccagtgtaatacctgccacactctccctcactcactgccctccagtcgatgCTGATTGACAGcgacctaaaggacagggtagcatTGCCCCTGTGTTTCCCAAGACTATACCTCTTTGCAAGaatagaaaggcctgtctttatCCCTACAAACTAGTTGGGGGATAAATTATATTTCACCCTATTAAATAAATAGCATGCTTTGTTATGAAATACTTTTGCTTGTGGTGTAGAACTAATGAATTCCTAGAACAAGGGATTCACTTGTTTATGCAGAAGCTGAAGGTCCTGTTAGATTGCAGCAGCAGCATGCCTCTCAAAAAGTGATGGCAAGCAGCTGCGATCACGTAGCAGAGTCCTGAACTGAGACTTGACCTCAAGCTCAACACGTGCGCCTTCCCCTAGGAGCCTCTCATTGCTTGGTTCATATTTAGGGAAGCTCTGTTATACACAAGGCACTATTCTAAGCAGCACTTCAAATTTATAGTTGTAGCGACTGTGTGCTGGGTTTCCAGGGGCTTGCAGAGATGGATTGCAGAGATGTAGCTTTTTATGGTCTACACCAGTCTCAGAACTCCTTTTTGGTGCCCACTCTACAGTTTCCATTATTTAGAACTACTTTAGTTTTTATCAAGACTTTTCTTGCGGCCCAGATGGGTTAAAATGTTTCTATGATTTCCCCCTGAATAAGCAAGCTCTCCATTAGAATACTCCAAAGAATCCATACCAAGCTGCACGCAACAACCACATCTTGTGTTCAGCAGTAGGCAGATATCTATAAATAATGACTGGAAAATTAAGGGGATGTCATGGGTTGCTTTAAGACGTGTTTGCTTGCCACATTTTCTAAAGCATGTAGCATTTGAAGTGAAATTATCGTGTAGTAAGTGCCCACTTGAGACTTCTGTGTTAAGTATAAAAGAATGCTTCTAATGGTTCTTCTATAGCTACACTTTTAATGAATTATATTCataatatgaatatattttaGCACGCATATACCAGAGGACATGCATTCTGATTCTCTCTCTGAGCGAGTTGGAACTTAAAGCCAAAACTAATACTTGATTTGATTCCTCAAGTTGTTTCTGGACTCATACACATTCGAACATGTTTGTCTTCCATTTTTTTtcgtttttttcttcctctttctgtACTTTCTTGGAAGTCATTAGTTCTTATCAATTAGTCATCAAACTTTTCACAAAGGAATCTTGTGGGGGATTTCCGTTTGTTCTAATCATCACTGGTGGAGTGATTACTGTCACTGCCTTCACTGTCACTGTCACTGTCATCTCCATTGTTGTTCCCATGACCAGATTTGCTCTTGCTGTCACTCTCATCACTATTTTCAGATGTACTGTCATCACTGCTGTCACTGCTGTCACTGTCACTGCTTTCACTGCTTTCGCTGCTGTCGCTGCTGTCACTGCTATCGCTGCTGTCGCTGCTGTCACTGTCACTGCTGTCGCTACTGTCATTGCTGTCGCTGCTGTCGCTGCTGTCGCTGCTGTCACTGTCGCTGCTGTCGCTGCTGTCGCTGCTGTCGCTGCTGTCGCTGCTGTCGCTGCTGTCGCTGCTGTCACTGTCACTGCTGTCACTGTCACTGCTGTCGCTACTGTCACTGCTATCGCTGCTGTCACTACTGTCGTTGCTATCGCTGCTGTCACTGCTATCGCTGCTGTCACTGCTGTCGCTGCTGTCACTGCTATCGTTGCTGTCACTGCTGTCGCTGCTGTCACTGCTGTCACTGCTGTCACTATCACTGCTGTCGCTGCTGTCACTGCTATCGCTGCTGTCACTGCTGTCACTACTGTCACTATCACTGCTGTCGCTGCTGTCACTGCTATCGCTGCTGTCACTGCTTTTACTGCTATCACTACTATTGCTGCTGTCACTGCTATCTGATTTACTGTCACTGCTGTCACTACTGTCACTGCTATCTGATTTACTATCACTATCACTACTGTCACTGCTATCACTACTGTCTGATTTACTATCACTGTCACTACTGTCACTGCTGTCACTGCTGTCAGTGCTGTCACTGCTGTCACTGCTATCACTGCTGTCACTGCTATCACTACTGTCACTGCTGTCACTACTATCACTACTGTCACTGCTGTCACTACTGTCACTGCTGTCACTACTGTCACTGCTGTCGCTGCTATCACTACTGTCACTGCTATCACTACTGTCACTACTATCACTACTGTCACTGCTATCAGTGCTGTCACTACTATCACTACTGTCACTGCTGTCACTGCTGTCACTACTGTCACTGCTGTCACTGCTGTCACTACTGTCACTGCTGTCGCTGCTATCACTACTGTCACTGCTATCACTACTGTCACTGCTATCACTACTGTCACTGCTATCAGTGCTGTCACTACTATCACTACTGTCACTGCTGTCACTACTATCACTACTGTCACTGCTGTCACTACTGTCACTGCTGTCGCTGCTGTCACTACCGTCATTGCTATCATTGCTCTCACTGTTGTCAGTACTATCTGAGGTACTCTCAGAGTCACCATTGTCTTCATCCCCATCATTACCATCTTCATTACTGTCACTATCATTACTGTCTGATGTCCCATGACTGTCAGCATCATCTCCACCTTCTGAGTCACTCTCATTGTCATTGCCATTATCTTCAGATTCATCAGAATTTTCAGAAGCATCTCCTTGACTACTGCTGTTATTGTCACTCTCAGAATTAGCATCATCATAGCCATGAGACTCATCACTGCTATTGGGGTCATCTCCTTGCATGGACTCATCATCAAAAGCATAACTGTCAGATCCATCACTATTACTGTCACTGCCTATTCCGCTGTGTCCAACCTTGTTTCCAGATTCTGATCTCTGGCCCGGTAGTTGCATGCTGTCAGCTTCTCCTTGGATCCTGACATTTCCTTTGCCAATGACCACTCCAGGTTGTCCTTTACCCTCTTTCTCGTCATTGACTTTCCCAACATCGTTGGTAATATTATTTCTATTGTTATTGCTAGGGCCTTCGATGTCTATTTCCTATGGGGCAAAGGAAAAACCAAATGATTCATTAGTAAATGTGTTGTTGTAAAAATTCACTGCTTGATAGATACCAACTAGGGACAGTCTATAGAAAAACATCACTTTAGCTGAGTTTATTTGTGGAAATGTGCTTTGTTCAGTACTTGAAAGTATCCTATAAGAATTCATCCACACCTGCCTAATAGAAACTGTTACAATTATCCAGTGCAAACACAATTTaacataaaacttttttaaagaattgtaatacattattttcagaaatatttgatTTTCAAGACTGTTCAATACCAAAATCAAGCAGTGGCTCTATCTTTCATATTTAAATAGTCAAGTAACTTGCATGCAAAAACCACATAGTACATGGGTACTTGTCATTTCGTTGTGAGCTTGCCACCAGTTAGGAGATGGAGGTTAAACAGCATTGGAAAAAATCAGTTTGACAAACTAACCTTAACTTGACTCTTTGCTGCAACAGCGCTGGGCTGTGATTCTCCAGTGATTCCATTTTCCACCTTCTTGCTTTCTGTGCGACTGAGTTCTTTGGGGTTCTCTCTTCTTGGATGATCATTTTCTTCTGAAATACTGCCAGCATCTTCCTCACTCTTGGAGGTGTCATCCCCATCATTACTGTTAGCATTAGGAGAAGCATCATCATCTTCTTCAGTACTAATTGAATTTTGATCTAAACTATTGTCAGTGCCATCTTCATTTCCATTGTCCTGGCCATTCTGGCCATTGCTATTATCAGCACCTTCTTTTCCATGTTCtgttccttcatcttcatcaccaGAGCCCTGGTCTTCATCTTCATCTGCTCCATTCCCACTAGGACTCCCATCAGAACCATCCAAGCCAGTATCTTCTCCATTGGTCGTTCCACTTGTCCCTAGAGTGACCTCAGCTTCCTTATTCCCATTGCTTTCCCCTTCTGGCTGAGATGTTACTCCATTTGTGTGTCCCTCATTTCCACAGGAATTCCCGTTTACTTCATCCTCATAGTCTGTACTATTATTGCTTCCAGACATTGGATTTCCATCTTCAGGGATAACAGTGGTACCCTCACACTGACTGGTATATCCTACATCTCCACTTCTTGTATTCTCACCAGTATTTCCATTACTGTTGCTCACAGTTATTGCTCCAGCACCATCAATGATGTTTACTTTGCCTCTGATGCCATTCAATGTGGCGCTGTCATCATTTCCATATATTGCATCATGACCGTATGTTTCAGGCTTCCCTGTGCCCCCATTGCCGTCCTCAGTGTTCACCTCTTCATTGGCCAGCACAGAGTGTGTGTGAGAACCCTTTCCTCCAACTTCTGAACACTCAGAGCCAGTAGTCTCTCCGTTGCAACTCTTTTTGTTATATGGTTGTGGTCCTCTTTCCCTTTCGTGCACCAGGACACCATTTTCATTGATGGTGTCAATGGCATGAAAGTCACCCTGAAAAAGGAGTAACAATTCAAGATAAACTGTGGATATCATCTTGGAGTAAAGCAAACAAATATTGGGGAACAATTTGGGTAAAttagtggaattaaaagaaaactaGGACATAGTCTATACCTGTATTGGCACATTTGATTTTGCTAGTGCATATAAATTCAAAGATTTGTCAACAGCATGTTTCTCCAAAGGTTTCGTTTGAGGAACCTGCCAAAACAAAAATACTTCAAAATGAAAAattatgtacacacacccaatatGAGACAGAGGCCAACATGCAATCTAATtagactgaagaagaaatggtTCTTCATCATTTTTAAATCAGGTATATGGATATTTTTCACAATATTCACCTTGAAATTATATTGCATTTCACTGAAATATTGACCACACCACTTACTGACTTGTAGAAGGGTAAAcatcatttttaaagaaaaggaggGTAGACATTTGGTGTTCTTGTACAAGGTGGCTCTCCCTATAGTACAACCCTGCATACAGTTGTAGGCATGACCAGAATAAGTATAGAAATCAAATATGCCATCCCTTGCTCTCCAAGAGAAAGTGCACAACTACTTAATTACAAAATGTTTCACATTATAACTATACATAACCCCCCTCACTCATCAGCTGTCACTTTATCCAACAATTCACATTTAACAAGAGTAAAATCTAATATCCACTATTTTGTCATTAATGAGATGTCTGAGAGTAGCTAACACTGAGGGGCCAAGAGGAAATACTGACTCCAAGGTTTAAAGTCACGTGTCAAGTTGCCTGAGCCAGACTTCTCAGTGCTTTGGCAGTTAGGATGTAATCATGTATTTTGTGGTCATCCTTGATTTTCACATAATACCAATTTtcacagccttctgtatggatagtaaatcaatgtaaagaaacccgaAATCCTCATAGCTGGACTGATGGACAGCATCATGatgagtggagaaaagattgaagttgttgagaacttcattttacttggatccacaatcaatgctcatgaaagcatcaTTCAGGAAATCAAACAACCTATTGCAATGGAAAAATCGGTTTCTGAAGACTGCTTTAAAGTGTGAAGAAAACAATAAAGTTTTGAAGAGCCGGCATGTCTCTCTGGGGACTAACATGTGCCCACTCAAGCCATGGTGTGTCTTCATTCACCTCACAGACATGGGAAATTTGGACAATGgatgaggaagaccacagaagatttcatgcatttgaattatggtgttggccgaGCACATTGACTTACAATGAACTGTCACATGAAGCAACAAAGCTGTACTGGAGGATGTAAAACTAGAACGGACCTTATAAACAAGGAAGGCTAGACGTCATGTCATGTACTTCAGATATTtatcatgaaaaaaaaaccaacctaagAAAAGGTCTTCATGTTTGGCAAAATAgtgggtcagtggaaaagaggaagacagtcAAAAAgagggattgatacagtggctacagcaagggGCTAGAACATAATAACAATTGAGAAGACGACACAGAACCCAGCAGTCTGCCATTCGGTCATATATCGGATCACTAGGAGGTGGAACTGGCCTAACAGCACTATTTTCACCTAATAATAGTCTAGTTTGGGGGACCTAACAATGTTGGTGAGGAGTGGGTGTAGACAGAAATGTTAACCATGGAAGCTGACCAATAAACtcacaaatataattttatttcatctGCACTTTTCTACATTGAGTGTACCATTAGTTTTACAAAGAGATATAAGCAATGTCTCTATAAGGGAAACAATGCTATTTTCATATATTGACAAATAAACCCAATTTTTTCTTATAATTCTTTCTTTAAAACTTCCTGAACAATTGAGGCTTCGTTAATATTAGAATGAAATTCATAAACCATGAAGTAAAGATGGACAAAACCTCCATAACTTTTGAACATTGGATGTAAATTTATGAGTGAATTTTTAAAGTAAGTATCCTTCCAATAAGACATGAGTTACCAATGGAAGAATGAAAATAGAATTGGATGGAAAAGGTGCTTTTGAGATCTTAAAGTTATCTTTGTAAGGTCTTTCAAGCAAATAAGTTTAGCTACAAAACCTGAAGAGGAACAATTATTTAGAATTAAGATAAACAGCTCAAGAAGATGTCTTTTTACTTACTGGAATGGCCCACGCTGCTGCCCAAACGCAAACAtatattattatcttcatattcTTAAGGAATATTAATCAATGGCTAATAAAAAGAAGACAAGACAAAATTACTTAGAAATCAGAAAACAATAAACACATTGTTTGAGCCTATATGCCTTTTCCCATTCCATGGCAAGAAGTACATATCCACCATGAGCACACTGTGAGCTGCTGTGTCCCAGAGCAGACAGGGCGCGGTCATGGAGACTACCGGGCACCACCACCAAGGTCAGCTTCCCTCGGGTTTCTGCTTGGGCCAATGAAGAGACACAGTCACTGTGCAAAAGTACAACCATTACACAAAAGGCATAGCCATAATCTTGTTCTTCTGCTGTTCCTTATATTAATAACATCTCTCTTAATCAGGTACTCGCTGATTCTACGAAGATTAGCTTGTAACTCCACACCAATCGAACTAAACTGTAAAGCAAGGAGATTATTAATGTAAGGGAACTTAGAGATCAGAGagaccaggatccaaattctagctccaatatTTGCTGTgtggtattttaaattttttaatgacctttattTTTAAGCCTTTGTTTCTCCATTTGGAATGATTATATTCCCTGAACTTCAGTACTATCTGAGTTTTGGCAGAAGAATCTTCTCTGGAAAGCTTTATCTGGCTCCATTTGTAAAGGTATTTGGTGGGTCTCTTCTTTTACACTCAGCAGTCTCTGAATAGCTCATTGGGAGCACATTGCACTGCTTAAAGTTGCCAGGTAATTTATATGTTGCCCTGCACTTCTGTGAGTTCTTGGGACCCAGATATATTCTATAAAGGCCCAGTCATATATAATATAATGATTGCTATATTCCAATGAATAGTAGAGGGCATTTTTCAAATGTTGTTGAGTGCTTATCAGTATCAGCAGTGCCTAGCACATTTCTGGAGTCTTTGCATGATCTAAACATGTTCAGCAGCTAATCAAAAGTTTCAAAGTTCAAATCTCTCCAGAGCACCTCAAGAAATCAGCCTCCTGACCTACTTCTCATGGGGAGCTAGCAATCATGAATGAGAGaaggaggtgttctggaattgattgtgatgatgatcgcACACCTCTCTTTAATATAATTGGATGCTTAAATTTTATGCTATGTgaagcatatgccaataaaacttcttTTTATAATCTGGAGTACTGAAAACCGCATGGAGCATCATTCTCCTCTCACatgcatggggtcaccgtgagttggagttgactcaaagGCAACAGTTTTATTACCACCGTTGCGAGTATTTGGCAAAAGcctgatggcttagtggttaccTGTCGGGCTgcgatccgaaaggtcaacaatgTGACAACACAAGTCATTTGGCAGGAtaaggatgagactttctactcctaaagagcacagtctcagacactgtaggggcagatctaccctctcctataggaagccatgagtcaggatccactcgatggcagtgagcgtttGGGTTTGGGGCACTTGGTAAAATAGCGTTGTTCTGCG
The Tenrec ecaudatus isolate mTenEca1 chromosome 3, mTenEca1.hap1, whole genome shotgun sequence DNA segment above includes these coding regions:
- the DSPP gene encoding dentin sialophosphoprotein, with product MKIIIYVCVWAAAWAIPVPQTKPLEKHAVDKSLNLYALAKSNVPIQGDFHAIDTINENGVLVHERERGPQPYNKKSCNGETTGSECSEVGGKGSHTHSVLANEEVNTEDGNGGTGKPETYGHDAIYGNDDSATLNGIRGKVNIIDGAGAITVSNSNGNTGENTRSGDVGYTSQCEGTTVIPEDGNPMSGSNNSTDYEDEVNGNSCGNEGHTNGVTSQPEGESNGNKEAEVTLGTSGTTNGEDTGLDGSDGSPSGNGADEDEDQGSGDEDEGTEHGKEGADNSNGQNGQDNGNEDGTDNSLDQNSISTEEDDDASPNANSNDGDDTSKSEEDAGSISEENDHPRRENPKELSRTESKKVENGITGESQPSAVAAKSQVKEIDIEGPSNNNRNNITNDVGKVNDEKEGKGQPGVVIGKGNVRIQGEADSMQLPGQRSESGNKVGHSGIGSDSNSDGSDSYAFDDESMQGDDPNSSDESHGYDDANSESDNNSSSQGDASENSDESEDNGNDNESDSEGGDDADSHGTSDSNDSDSNEDGNDGDEDNGDSESTSDSTDNSESNDSNDGSDSSDSSDSSDSSDSSDSSDSSDSSDSSDSTDSSDSSDSSDSSDSSDSSDSSDSSDSSDSSDSSDSSDSSDSSDSSDSSDSTDSSDSSDSSDSSDSSDSSDSSDSSDSSDSSDSSDSSDSSDSSDSSDSSDSSDSSDSSDSSDSTDSSDSSDSSDSDSKSDSSDSSDSSDSDSKSDSSDSSDSSDSKSDSSDSSNSSDSSKSSDSSDSSDSSDSSDSDSSDSSDSSDSSDSSDSSDSDSSDSSDSSDSSDSNDSSDSSDSSDSSDSSDSSDSNDSSDSSDSSDSSDSSDSDSSDSDSSDSSDSSDSSDSSDSSDSSDSDSSDSSDSSDSNDSSDSSDSDSSDSSDSSDSSDSSESSESSDSDSSDSSDDSTSENSDESDSKSKSGHGNNNGDDSDSDSEGSDSNHSTSDD